The following are encoded in a window of Oncorhynchus mykiss isolate Arlee chromosome Y, USDA_OmykA_1.1, whole genome shotgun sequence genomic DNA:
- the LOC110510188 gene encoding vascular endothelial growth factor C codes for MWMLLSLAVWILNVTNLTHGYDYDEYYPGEEETKAPLVGEGLSDLDTVSNVDELVELLYPEYSLVQNCLRRKTQRTSTPLHAEDDVWAWGKPREGALYKSDDGTFDVILEEIQRTMCSPREVCLEVSKEYPESTRHFYMPRCVSVHRCGGCCTHEGLYCTNTSHTYSNKTLLEMTHREHSVVMVAFVNHTSCECLSKRPQHSVIRRAAAAHLTVCSPPDVPCSTGLVWDPTSCLCVPMDTSFFSERELEPLESALLALCGPNKILDEDSCECVCENGLTEASCGLGWRLDQVSCECLCEDQPAPGTCPPNQRWDPELCGCVCRAECPRSQPLNPETCLCQCRDSPQTCLLEGKRFNAHNCSCYRLPCRKPHNSCPTGFYYSHYVCQCIPNHMRSGEWN; via the exons ATGTGGATGTTGTTATCTTTAGCCGTATGGATTCTCAATGTCACAAATCTCACTCATGGATATGACTATGATGAGTATTACCCAGGCGAGGAGGAAACCAAG GCCCCGCTGGTTGGGGAGGGACTCAGTGATTTAGACACAGTGTCTAATGTGGACGAGCTGGTGGAGCTGTTGTACCCAGAGTACAGTCTGGTGCAGAATTGCCTACGTAGGAAAACCCAGCgcacctccactcctctccatgcTGAAGACGACGTCTGGGCCTGGGGCAAGCCCAGGGAGGGGGCACTGTACAAGTCTGACGACGGCACCTTTGACG TTATTCTGGAGGAGATCCAGCGTACCATGTGCAGTCCTCGGGAGGTGTGTCTGGAGGTGTCTAAAGAGTACCCAGAGAGCACCCGTCACTTCTACATGCCtcgctgtgtgtctgtgcacCGCTGTGGGGGCTGCTGTACCCACGAGGGTCTGTACTGCACCAACACCAGCCATACTTACAGCAACAAGACG CTGCTGGAGATGACTCACCGTGAACACTCTGTGGTGATGGTGGCGTTCGTCAACCACACATCCTGTGAGTGTCTGTCCAAGAGGCCCCAGCACTCCGTCATCAGGAGGGCTGCTGCAGCCCACCTCACCGT GTGTTCTCCGCCAGATGTTCCCTGCAGTACAGGACTGGTCTGGGACCCCACCAGCTGCCTGTGTGTTCCCATGGACACAAGCTTCTTCTCCGAGAGAGAGCTGG AACCCCTGGAGTCGGCCTTGCTGGCGCTGTGTGGCCCCAACAAAATCCTGGACGAGGacagctgtgagtgtgtgtgtgagaacggtCTGACAGAGGCCAGCTGTGGGCTGGGCTGGCGTCTAGACCAGGTGTCCTGTgagtgtctctgtgaggaccagcCCGCCCCGGGGACCTGCCCTCCCAACCAACGCTGGGACCCagagctgtgtggctgtgtgtgccGGGCAGAGTGCCCCCGTAGCCAGCCTCTCAACCCAGAGACGTGCCTGTGCCAGTGCAGGGATAGCCCTCAGACCTGCCTGCTAGAGGGCAAGAGGTTCAACGCACACAACTGCAG CTGTTACCGGCTGCCCTGCAGAAAGCCACACAACAGCTGTCCAACAGGCTTCTACTACAGCCACTACGTCTGCCAGTGCATACCCAACCACATGAGGTCAGGGGAGTGGAACTGA